The Deinococcus radiotolerans genomic interval TACCTGTTCAGCCACCGCCCGGGCTGGCGCGAAGGCGCCGCGATCGGCAAGACGCTGGTCAGCAGCGCCCTGATCGACCGGGTGGGCGCCGGGATCGGGCGGCGCGTCGTGGAGGTCCCGGTGGGCTTCAAGTACTTCGTGGAGGGACTGCTGGACGGCTCGTTCGGCTTCGGGGGAGAGGAGAGCGCCGGAGCGAGCTTCCTGAGACTGGACGGCACGTCCTGGAGCACCGACAAGGACGGCCTGATCCCCGGCCTGCTGGCCGCCGAGATGACCGCCGTGACCGGCAAGACGCCCAGCGAACGCTTCGCGGACCTCACCGCGCGCTACGGCGAGACCGCCTACGACCGCCAGGACGCTCCGGCAGACGCCGCGCAGAAGAAGATCCTTTCAAACCTCAGCCCCGAGCAGGTCAGCGCGACCACGCTGGGCGGCGACCCCATCACCGCGAAACTCACCCGCGCGCCCGGCAACGGCGCGGGCATCGGCGGGCTGAAGGTCACGACCGACCAGGCGTGGTTCGCCGCGCGGCCCAGCGGCACCGAGGACGTGTACAAGATCTACGCCGAGAGCTTCCGCGGCAAGGAACACCTGAAACAGGTCATGGACGAGGCGCGGGACGTGGTCAGCGCCGCCCTGAGCGGCCAGTAAAACCGGACGCTTCTGCGCGGCCACGCCCGCCTGAACGTCAGCTGCCGGGGCCTCGGTGGCCCGAAAACACCAGAGTGCTCCCTGTGCGGCCCTTCTGCCTGGGCCGCCACGCCTGGGCACTGGGCCACGCCGGAATCATTCCTGTGTGGTCCGGCTTGTTCTTGACCGGCTGCGGTCAACGACCAGTTCCAGGAGCCAGGGTGCCGTCAGTGGAGACGTTGTTTCCGGCACCCCCAGGCCCGCAGCACTGGGGCGACTCTGCATGAACTTCATCTGCTGTCATGAAGCTCATCCGGCCGATCGGAGGCTCTGGGCTGAGTGGCGGACCCGCCCTGACCGCGCCTGAGCGGGTTGCGATCGCGGGCGCTCTCATGAGTGCGAATGCGAAAAATTCCGCACCCTGCCGCACCAATCAGTAAGTTTTATGTGAGTTCATTTTTCCTATGTTTGGCTATCAAAGATCGGGTTCAGACCCGACCCGCAGCCCACAGGAGGAAGTTACATGGATCACGCTGAAATGCTCCACCACACCTGGGTGAGTTCGTACATCATCCTGTCGTTCATCATTGCCACCGTGGCGTCCTACATGTCCCTGGAACTCGCCGGACGCGCCGGACGCGTGTTCAGCAGCGCCGCGAACCGCTTCTGGCTGATCGCGCAGGCCCTGGTCCTCGGCTACGGCATCTGGGCCATGCACTTCGTCGGCATGATGGCCTTCCAGGTAAACGCCGCCACCAGCCTGAACTACCCGATCACCGTCCTCTCCGGCCTGGTCGCCGTGGCCTTCATGTACCCCGCGCTGCTGATCCTGCACGCCGGACCCTTCAACCTGCGCCGCCTGAGCATCGCGGGCGTGATCGCGGGCATCGGGATCGTCGCCATGCACTACAGCGGCATGGCCGCCTTCCGCCTGCCCGGCACGGCACTTCAGCTGAACATCCCGGCCCTGATCGGCTCGGTGCTGATCGCCGTGGGCGCCAGCATGGCCGCGCTGTTCCTGTTCCACCGCCTCACCAGCGACTGGGCCAAGCAGCAGACCCGCGCGCGGCTGAACCTCGTCAAGGTCGGCGCGGCCGCCGTGATGGGCGCCGCGATCACCGCCATGCACTACACCGGCATGGCCGCCTTCCGCTACAAGATCGTGGACGAGATGCAGGTCGGGATCGCCCAGCAGGGCATCGACACCACCCTGCTCGCCCTGGTGATCGGCGTCGTGACCTTCCTGCTGATGGGCCTGGCCCTGACCAGCATCCTGATGGACGCCGGCCGCGGCGGCGACCTGGAAGACGTCGACTTCGGCAGCGCCGCGGACTGAACTCACCTCCCGTATCCTCTGCACCCTGTGGCCTGCCGCGTCCCGCGGCGCGCCCGGAAAGGACAACACCCTCATGGCACGAATTCTGATTGTTGATGACTCCCCCGCCGACCTGAAGTTCATGGAAGCCGCCCTGAAAGCCACGCCCCACAGCGTCACCGCACTGAACGACCCCGCCCAGGTCGAGGCGGTCGCCGACCAGCTGCGCCCGGACCTGCTCCTCGTGGACGTCGTCATGCCCGGCCGCAACGGCTACGAGGTCGTGCGCGGCCTGCGCCGCCAGCCCGGCATGGACAACCTGAAAGTCGTGTTCGTGTCCAGCAAGGGCACCGAGACCGACGTGAAATGGGGCCTGCGTCAGGGCGCCGACGACTACATCGTCAAACCCTACACGCCCGAGCAGGTCCTGGGCGTCGTGAACCGGCTGATCGGCTGATGCCCGACGCGCTGCTCGTCCGCGTGCAGGACACCCGCCTGGCGCTGCCCCTCTCGGGCGAGCAGACCATCGCGGAAGTCGGCCCCATCGCCCCGCTGCCCCACGGTGAACCGCTGCTGCGCGGCCTGACCACCCTTCAGGGCCGCGCCGTGCCCCTGCTGGACCTCGCGCCGCTGCTGGGCCACCCCGCCGCCACCCCCGCCCTGATGGTCCTGACCAGCCTGGAGGGCGAACGTGTCGCCCTGCTCGTGGATGAGGTCTACGGCGTCAGCAGCGTCCCCACGCCCCCCCCCGGCACCAGCCTGCTGCTGGACGTGCCCGGCGGCCCCCTCCTGAACCCGACGGCCCTGATCCGCGATCTGCGCGACCACCTGAGCTGACCCGCCCCCCGCACCTCACCCCACGCCCCTTCCCCCGCTCCCGCCCGGAGGTCCACCCATGCAACTCCAGTTCCAGACTGCCCGCCTCAACCGCGCCAATCGCAAAACCAACGCCCAGCGAGTCGGGTGGCTGGGACAGCTGCGCGTGGGTCAGAAGCTCTCGCTGGCCGCGTTCGCGTTCGCCGTCCCGCTGACCGTGCTGGTCAGCACGCTGCTCGTCGAGCAGCAGAGCGCCATCACGAAAACCAAGTTGGAACTGTCCGGCATCGAGCAGTTCGGGCCGCTGCGTGACATCAACACCAACCTCGCGGGCTTCGTCTCCACCGCCCTGCGTGGGGACAGCGGCGGCGCCGCGAAGGCCGCGTCGGCCATGGACGGCGCTATCGACCGGCTCGAAGCGCAGGTGTCGCCCGAGTACCGCGAGCGCGTGCAGTCCCTGCGCCGCGACTGGAAGACCCTGCCCGACTCCATCGGCACGCAGCCGGACCTCGCGATCCTGCAGACGTACGCGCAGCTGCTCAGCACCTACCAGCGCGACCTGAGCGAGGATCTCCTGACCCAGTCGGGCCTGATGCTCGACCCGGTGCCCAACACCTTCCACACCATGGAAGCCACGCTGCGCATCCTGCCGCGCCTGTCCACCGGTCTGAACCTCGCGGCACTGACCACGGAAGCGGGCCGCCGCGAGCCCGGCGACGACAGCTCCTACCTCAGCGTGCTGCGGGACCTGAACGTCACCCTGCAAGACGCCCTGACCGCCTACAACGCCAGCGTGGACCGCGTGGTCCGCGCCGACCCCAAGGCCGGGGCCGCCCTGAGCGAGGCCGCCACGAAACTCAACGAGGCCGTCACGCCCGCCCTGGCCGACCTGGGCGCCGCCGTGGAAGGCGGCAGCCTGAACAGCGTGGACGTGCAGGGCATCCAGAACAGCGCGCTGCTCCAGGTGGGCGCCGCGTACAACTCCGGCGTGGAAACACTGACCCGCGACCTGCAGAGCCGCATGAGTGACACGGAACGCCAGCGTCTGCTGTCCCTGCTGGCGATCATCGCGGCGCTGGTGCTGGCCTTCACGCTGCTGATCCGCCTGTCGCGCGCCATCGTCAAGCCCCTGACCGAACTGACCCGCGCCAGCCGCGCCGTGTCCAGCGGCGACCTGAACGTGCAGGTGCCCGTGCAGACCCGCGACGAGCTGGGCTACATGGCGCATACCTTCAACAACGCCACCACGCAGCTGCGCGTCAACGAGGAGAAGAACCTCAACGAGCGCGAGGAAGCGGCCAAACTCCAGAACAACATCGGTTCGTTCCTGGACGTCACCATGGACATCGCCGGCGGCGACCTGACCCGCCGCGGCGTGGTCAGTGAGGACGTGCTGGGGAACGTCGTGGACTCCATCAACCTGATGGTCGACGAGCTGGGGCAGGTGCTGGGCGAGGTGCAGAAGGCGTCGGTGTCCGTGACGGACGCCAGCCGCGACATGCTGCGCACCACCGACCAGATCGTGCAGGGCGCCGACACCACCACCCAGGAAACCCGCCGCGTGGCCGCACAGGTGCGCGCCGTGACCGACGGCTTCCGCGACATGGCCGAGGCCGCGCAGCTCAGCGCCGAATCCGCACGCCAGGCGCTCGAAGCGTCCGAGCAGGGCCGCGAGGCCGTGCTGGGCACCCTGGACGGCATGCAGAACATCCGCCGCGAGGTGCAGGGCGTGGCCCGGCGCATCAAGACCCTCGGTGAACGCTCCCTGGAAATTCAGGAAATCGTGGACACCATCTCGCGCCTGTCCAGCCAGACCAACCTGCTGGCACTGAACGCCTCCATCGAGGCGGCCGGTGCAGGCGCCGCCGGCAGCCGCTTCGCGATCGTGGCAGACGAAGTGCGTAAACTCGCGGACTCCTCCGCGCAGGCCACCGCGCGCATCGCCAGCCTGATCCGCACGGTGCAGCTGGAAATCACCGAGGTGGTCGGCAGCGTGGAGGACAACACCCGCGAGGTGGAACAGGGCTACCGCGTCGCCGCCATCGCCGGGGAACGCATCGAGCAGCTGGGTAAGCTGGCCGCCGAGTCCGCGCAGTTCGCCGAGCGCATCAACGCCGCCACCACCGACCAGGTGCGCAGCGTCGAGCAGGTGAGTGAAGCCGTGCAGCAGATCGGTCAGGTGGCCGAGAACTCCAACGAGAGCGTCGAGCAGGGCCGCGCCGCCGCCCGCCGCCTGCAGCACCTCGCGCAGAACCTGCTGCAGAGCCTCTCGCGCTTCAAGCTCCCCACCAACTAAGGCACAAGGAGCTGATGTGACCTCCCTCACCCCCCCGGTCACCCTGGACCCGGAACTGACGGCCTCCTACCTGCAAGACGCCCGCAGCGTCGCCGCGGGACTGGAAGACGCCACCGTCGACCTGTGGGTACCCGCCGACCGCGCGCGTGCGCTGGACACCCTCTGGGTGCTCAGCCACCGCCTGCACGGCACCGCCGGCCTGTACGGCCACCCGCAGACCGCGGCGCTCGCTGCGCTGCTCGAACGCCTGATGGAAGGGCGCGTGCACCTGAACACCGACGAGGCCGTGCCCATCCTCACGGAGATCCTCGAGCGCGCCCACACCTGCTTCAGCAGCGCCCTGAACCGCATCGAGGAAGGCCAGAGCGAGGGGGACGTGGGCCTGCTGTTCGCGGAGATCGGCGGTCCCGCGCAGGTCACGGAACTGCTGCGCACCCAGCCCTTCCAGTTGCAGGCCCGCCAGGCCCGCACCGAGGAGCAGGAGGAGCCGCCCTTCGCGGTCGTGAACGCCGCCATCTGGGAGGACTTCGGCCCAGAGGCGGCCGAGCTGGCCGCCACGCTGCGCAGCGGCCTGCACGCCGACACCCCCGACCTGACCGCCCTGTTCCGCGCGGCGCACACCCTGAAAGGCAGCAGCGCCATGGTGGGTCTGGCGGACATGGCCGAAGTCGGCCACGCCATGGAGGACCTGCTGGGCGCCGCCCGCGAGGACGCCGTCACCCTGGACCGCGCGCTGCCCCTGATCGACGACGGCCTGAACGTCGTGGAACTCGTGCTGGCGCACGCCGAGGGCCAGGTCCGCGAGTCCCCGCAGGCCCGTATCCAGGGGTACCGCGCCGCCGTGAGCGCCCTGCTCAGCGGCCAGGCCCCCGCCGCACTGCTGCCCGTCACAGAGACAGCCGCGCCCATCCCCGAAGCGCGCCTGAGCGTCCGCGTGGACAGCGGCCGCCTGGACGGCATGCTGGACGACGTGGCCGGACTGGTCGCCGCGCGCGCCCGCCTGAACGGCCTGCTGCTGCGTCAGCAGCAGGTGGCCGCCAGCCTCGACGCCGCGCACGAACGCGTGCAGCGCACCGTGCGGGACTTCGAGGAACGCTACCTGAACCCCAACGTCACGCCCGGCGGGGCCAGCGCCGGCGTGCCCCTGGACCGCCTGCCCGGCCAGCCGGCCCGCGCCGCGGACCTGGGCCTGCAAGACCGCCTTGCGGACTTCGGCGCGCTGGAACTCGACACGTACGACGACCTGAACATCCTCGCGCGCGCCGTGACCGAGCTGAGCGCCGACCTCGTGGAGGTCCGCGCGCAGACCGCGCAGGCCATCACCGCGCTGGGTGACGAACTGACCGGCCTGGAAAAACTCACGCGCCAGCTGCGCGTGGAACTCAGCCGCGCCCGCCTCGTCCCGCTGGAACGCGTGACCGCCCCACTGCACCGCTGGGCGGGCCGCCGCACCGACCTGAAACTCACCGTGCACGGCGAGGACAGCCTGATCGACGCGCAGTACGCCGCGCCGCTCGGGCAGGCGCTGCTGCACCTGCTGACCAACGCCGCCGTGCACGGCGCCCAGAGCCCCGAGGACCGCGCCGCGCAGGGCAAACCCGCCCTGCTGCAGGTGGGCGTGGACGCCCGCGTGGCCGACGGGCACCTGCACGTCACCGTGCGCGACGACGGCCGCGGCCTGAACTACGACGCGCTGCGCCAGCGCGCCCTGCAATCCGGGCACGTCAGCGCCGGCGAACTGAGCGGCATGACCGACGCGCAGACCGCGCAGCTGGTGTTCCTGCCTGGCCTGAGCACCGCCGCGCAGGTCACGCAGGAAGCCGGGCGTGGGGTCGGCATGGACGCCGTGCGCGACACCATCACCCGCCTGGGCGGCCGCGTCAGCATCAGCAGCGTGCCCGGCCAGGGCACCGCCACCACCCTGCACGTGCCGGTCGCGCAGCAGATCGCGGACGTGCTCGTCCTGCGCGCCGGCGCGCAGCGCGTCGCGGTCCTGGCCAGCCAGGTGCAGGGCATGACCACCCTGGACGGCGACGCGCCGGACGGCAGCGTGGACCTCAGCCTCCTGTGGGGCGAGGCGCCCGCCCAGACCCGCTACGTGGCCCGCCTGTCCGTCCCCGAGGAAGACGGCGGCACCCTGCACCTGATCGTGGACGAATTCCAGAGCCTGGAAGAAATCGTGCTGCGCCCCGCCGGGAACCTCCTGACGTCCCTGGAGTACCTGAGCGGCATGACCACCCTGAACGACGAGCACGGGCAGGCCTACCCGGTCGCCGTGCTCGACCCCGCCGGGCTGCGCCGCGCCCGCCCCGCCCAGCGCGACACCCGTGTCACGGGCGCCGCCCAGAGCGCCGGGCGCATCCTGCTGGTCGACGACAGCCTCAGCGTGCGCCGCCACGTGGGCCGCAGCCTGGAACGCTTCGGGTACCAGGTCGCCACCGCCAGCGACGGCCAGGAAGCCCTGGAACGCCTGCTGGCCGGCGAGCAGGCCGACCTGCTCCTGAGCGACCTGGAAATGCCGCGCATGAACGGCTTCGAGCTGCTGCGCGCCGTGCGCTCCAGCCCCGCGCACACGCAGCTGCCCGTGGTCATCATGACCACCCGCGCCGGCGAGAAGCACCAGCAGCTCGCCATGGAACTCGGCGCGAACGACTACCTCGCCAAACCCGCCGAGGAGCGCCTGCTGCACCGCCGACTCGAGGCGCTGCTCGCCGCCGGAGCCCCGGCATGACCGCGGGCGACGGGGCCGCCTGCCTGGTGGTGTCCCCCCACCTGTCACGCGCCCTGTCGCACGCCGCCCTGATCGAAGCGGCCGGCTGGAGCGCCTCGACCGCCGCCGGAGGCCTGCACGCCCTCACGCAGATTGAACGCGAGAAACCCCGCCTGGTCACCATCGACCCCAGCCTGGAGGACCTGAGCCCCGCCGACCTGCACGAAATCCTGCGGGACGACCCGGCCACCGCCGAGACCATCGTCCTGATTCCCGGCGCGCAGCGCCCCAGCCGCTACGGCGGCCCCTTCGACGTGACCGTCCCGGCCGGCCTGACCGCCCCGGACGGCCTGGCCCTGGCCCTCCAGGCCCTGGGCGGCGCGGGCGCCCCCCGCTGGCACGACCCGGAAAGCGCCGCCCTGAGCGGCGAGCTGGGCAGCCTGCCCCTGACCGATATCCTGCTGTGCGCGCAGGAGTTGCAACTTTCGGGCCTGCTGCTCATCTACCATGGCGTGCAGCCCGCGCATCTGGTGCTGCGGCGCGGTGAGATCATCGACGCCGAATGCGGCGACCGGCCCGCCCCGCAGGCCATCACACACCTGCTCAGCAGCCGCGCCCCGGGCGACTTCCGGTTCCACCTCATGCCGCCCGACCCGCTGGGCGCCTACCCGCGCGGCGTGAACACGCCCACCTCGCGGCTGCTGATGGAAGCGGCCGTCCACGAGGATCACGCGCACGCCACCCCGAACCAATCCGCCCTGGAGGCCTCATGAACCCAGCTGACATCAACCCACCCATCACCGTTCTG includes:
- a CDS encoding methyl-accepting chemotaxis protein, which encodes MQLQFQTARLNRANRKTNAQRVGWLGQLRVGQKLSLAAFAFAVPLTVLVSTLLVEQQSAITKTKLELSGIEQFGPLRDINTNLAGFVSTALRGDSGGAAKAASAMDGAIDRLEAQVSPEYRERVQSLRRDWKTLPDSIGTQPDLAILQTYAQLLSTYQRDLSEDLLTQSGLMLDPVPNTFHTMEATLRILPRLSTGLNLAALTTEAGRREPGDDSSYLSVLRDLNVTLQDALTAYNASVDRVVRADPKAGAALSEAATKLNEAVTPALADLGAAVEGGSLNSVDVQGIQNSALLQVGAAYNSGVETLTRDLQSRMSDTERQRLLSLLAIIAALVLAFTLLIRLSRAIVKPLTELTRASRAVSSGDLNVQVPVQTRDELGYMAHTFNNATTQLRVNEEKNLNEREEAAKLQNNIGSFLDVTMDIAGGDLTRRGVVSEDVLGNVVDSINLMVDELGQVLGEVQKASVSVTDASRDMLRTTDQIVQGADTTTQETRRVAAQVRAVTDGFRDMAEAAQLSAESARQALEASEQGREAVLGTLDGMQNIRREVQGVARRIKTLGERSLEIQEIVDTISRLSSQTNLLALNASIEAAGAGAAGSRFAIVADEVRKLADSSAQATARIASLIRTVQLEITEVVGSVEDNTREVEQGYRVAAIAGERIEQLGKLAAESAQFAERINAATTDQVRSVEQVSEAVQQIGQVAENSNESVEQGRAAARRLQHLAQNLLQSLSRFKLPTN
- a CDS encoding MHYT domain-containing protein, whose amino-acid sequence is MDHAEMLHHTWVSSYIILSFIIATVASYMSLELAGRAGRVFSSAANRFWLIAQALVLGYGIWAMHFVGMMAFQVNAATSLNYPITVLSGLVAVAFMYPALLILHAGPFNLRRLSIAGVIAGIGIVAMHYSGMAAFRLPGTALQLNIPALIGSVLIAVGASMAALFLFHRLTSDWAKQQTRARLNLVKVGAAAVMGAAITAMHYTGMAAFRYKIVDEMQVGIAQQGIDTTLLALVIGVVTFLLMGLALTSILMDAGRGGDLEDVDFGSAAD
- a CDS encoding hybrid sensor histidine kinase/response regulator, which gives rise to MTSLTPPVTLDPELTASYLQDARSVAAGLEDATVDLWVPADRARALDTLWVLSHRLHGTAGLYGHPQTAALAALLERLMEGRVHLNTDEAVPILTEILERAHTCFSSALNRIEEGQSEGDVGLLFAEIGGPAQVTELLRTQPFQLQARQARTEEQEEPPFAVVNAAIWEDFGPEAAELAATLRSGLHADTPDLTALFRAAHTLKGSSAMVGLADMAEVGHAMEDLLGAAREDAVTLDRALPLIDDGLNVVELVLAHAEGQVRESPQARIQGYRAAVSALLSGQAPAALLPVTETAAPIPEARLSVRVDSGRLDGMLDDVAGLVAARARLNGLLLRQQQVAASLDAAHERVQRTVRDFEERYLNPNVTPGGASAGVPLDRLPGQPARAADLGLQDRLADFGALELDTYDDLNILARAVTELSADLVEVRAQTAQAITALGDELTGLEKLTRQLRVELSRARLVPLERVTAPLHRWAGRRTDLKLTVHGEDSLIDAQYAAPLGQALLHLLTNAAVHGAQSPEDRAAQGKPALLQVGVDARVADGHLHVTVRDDGRGLNYDALRQRALQSGHVSAGELSGMTDAQTAQLVFLPGLSTAAQVTQEAGRGVGMDAVRDTITRLGGRVSISSVPGQGTATTLHVPVAQQIADVLVLRAGAQRVAVLASQVQGMTTLDGDAPDGSVDLSLLWGEAPAQTRYVARLSVPEEDGGTLHLIVDEFQSLEEIVLRPAGNLLTSLEYLSGMTTLNDEHGQAYPVAVLDPAGLRRARPAQRDTRVTGAAQSAGRILLVDDSLSVRRHVGRSLERFGYQVATASDGQEALERLLAGEQADLLLSDLEMPRMNGFELLRAVRSSPAHTQLPVVIMTTRAGEKHQQLAMELGANDYLAKPAEERLLHRRLEALLAAGAPA
- a CDS encoding DUF4388 domain-containing protein, whose amino-acid sequence is MTAGDGAACLVVSPHLSRALSHAALIEAAGWSASTAAGGLHALTQIEREKPRLVTIDPSLEDLSPADLHEILRDDPATAETIVLIPGAQRPSRYGGPFDVTVPAGLTAPDGLALALQALGGAGAPRWHDPESAALSGELGSLPLTDILLCAQELQLSGLLLIYHGVQPAHLVLRRGEIIDAECGDRPAPQAITHLLSSRAPGDFRFHLMPPDPLGAYPRGVNTPTSRLLMEAAVHEDHAHATPNQSALEAS
- a CDS encoding response regulator transcription factor; translated protein: MARILIVDDSPADLKFMEAALKATPHSVTALNDPAQVEAVADQLRPDLLLVDVVMPGRNGYEVVRGLRRQPGMDNLKVVFVSSKGTETDVKWGLRQGADDYIVKPYTPEQVLGVVNRLIG
- a CDS encoding chemotaxis protein CheW; the protein is MPDALLVRVQDTRLALPLSGEQTIAEVGPIAPLPHGEPLLRGLTTLQGRAVPLLDLAPLLGHPAATPALMVLTSLEGERVALLVDEVYGVSSVPTPPPGTSLLLDVPGGPLLNPTALIRDLRDHLS